Proteins encoded within one genomic window of Sorex araneus isolate mSorAra2 chromosome 9, mSorAra2.pri, whole genome shotgun sequence:
- the LOC129407008 gene encoding collagen alpha-1(I) chain-like, protein MIGRADIEGSKSDVAMNAWPPQAPAEARRRAEPRPRGRSRRGGPARAPGARAGTGGRTPPEPRPARRGRAGARRAPRGRPRRPPQLGRSTGRARLASRVAAAAGPPGARAPEGDPAPRRRGPRAGNRGPPPPHAPGEGDRGRGETRGGAGSGRGRARPGVPRAWGGGGASSSRGARPAPLRAPARPTQPLEPILIPKLRIRLADFPYLHCSNMPEAVHLGDLLRIWVRPGARFTPSPPDFQGPARAHRTPPEPRRFPRHGPLSRGEPIPGRPALHKEKRTLPGAPAGFSGIGCVTALDASRRPSPPLRIRGSEPDSLSIGRGQRRPSPVPSERRSPISQDRLTHVQLLFTWNPSPLRPSKFSFEYLLLPPRSAPAAAPPGPAP, encoded by the exons ATGATAGGAAGAGCCGACATCGAAGGATCAAAAAGCGACGTCGCTATGAACGCTTGGCCGCCACAA GCGCCGGCCGAGGCGAGGCGCCGCGCGGAACCGCGGCCCCGGGGGCGGTCCCGGCGGGGGGGACCGGCGCGCgcgccgggggcgcgggcggggacgggggggcggacccccccggagccccgcccggcccgccggggACGCGCCGGCGCCCGCCGGGCTCCCCGGGGACGGCCGCGACGCCCGCCGCAGCTGGGGCGATCCACGGGAAGGGCCCGGCTCGCGTCCagagtcgccgccgccgccggccccccgggtgcccgggcccccgagggggacccggccccccgccgccggGGGCCCCGCGCGGGGAACCgcgggcctccccccccccacgcccccggggagggggatcgagggagaggagagacccgcgggggcgcggggtcggggcgggggcgggcccggccggGGGTGCCCCGGGCGTGGGGGGGCGGCGGCGCCTCGTCCAGCCGCGGCGCGCGCCCAGCCCCGCTTCGCGCCCCAGCCCGACCGACCCAGCCCTTAGAGCCAATCCTTATCCCGAAGTTACGGATCCGGCTTGCCGACTTCCCTTACCTACATTGTTCCAACATGCCAGAGGCTGTTCACCTTGGAGACCTGCTGCGGATATGGGTACGGCCCGGCGCGAGATTTACACCCTCTCCCCCGGATTTTCAAGGGCCAGCGAGAGCTCACCGGACGCCGCCGGAACCGCGACGCTTTCCAAGGCACGGGCCCCTCTCTCGGGGCGAACCCATTCCAGGGCGCCCTGCCcttcacaaagaaaagagaactctCCCCGGGGCTCCCGCCGGCTTCTCCGGGATCGGTTGCGTTACCGCACTGGACGCCTCGCGGCGCCCGTCTCCGCCACTCCGGATTCGGGGATCTGAACCCGACTCCCTTTCGATCGGCCGAGGGCAACGGAGGCCATCGCCCGTCCCTTCGGAACGGCGCTCGCCCATCTCTCAGGAccgactgacccatgttcaactGCTGTTCACATGGAACCCTTCTCCACTTCGGCCTTCAAAGTTCTCGTTTGAATATTTGCTACTACCACCAAGATCTGCACCTGCGGCGGCTCCACCCGGGCCCGCGCCCTAG